GCTAGTGAGATATTTACTTTGCTTGAAAGAGGGTCTGCTAAGCGCAGAACTGCTGAGACTTTGTTGAATAAGCAATCAAGGTAATGGTTCTTTTGTCTGCTTTATATAAGCTTGAGTGTAGTTAAGCTTGTCTTTTTCCCAGTTTTTGTTGATTAagatattttggtctatttcaGTCGGTCGCATTCTCTATTTTCTATTACAATTCATATTAAGGAAGCTACGCCCGAAGGTGAAGAGCTTATAAAGTGTGGGAAGCTGAATTTGGTTGATTTAGCAGGATCAGAAAATATATCTCGTTCTGGTGCTAGAGATGTATGTATTTCTTGTATATTTGCTAATCAATTTGGAAGTTTTTACCAAATTATCTTTAAATCATTAATCCTTCGTTTGATGTTGATATTTACAGGGTCGTGCAAGAGAAGCCGGTGAAATTAATAAAAGTTTACTGACTTTAGGACGAGTTATAAATGCCCTTGTGGAACATCTTGGGCATATTCCGTACAGGTTTGAAACGCCTCATTTAGTTGCTTGACACCTATCTTCCTTTCATGTTCTTCTCTAATTATTTAGTTTAATGGGAATTTAGGGATAGCAAGCTTACTCGATTACTTCGTGATTCACTCGGGGGACGGACAAAGACTTGCATTATAGCTACAGTTTCTCCCGCTGTCCATTGTCTTGAGGAGACCTTGAGTACACTGGATTATGCACACAgggcaaaaaatataaaaaataaacctGAGGTTTGTTGTACACAATCATTAGACAAGTCAATTTCTTTCGTATGCCAcgcttttcattttttcattttatttttttcttagacAATAACTAGAAGCATGCTAAAATTTAATGTCAATGGTAACGAGTGCCTGCTATAGTTTCTACAAACTATGCCGGAACTGCTTAGACTTGCAAGTTGCGACATTGTTTGCTTTAAACTGAAGTCTGATAAGTGAAGGTTTGTGTTCCTTGAAACTAAATGATATGTATCATTCATGCTCCGGATAGCACTTTGAATTCCCTCCGAGTTCCATGCACTTAAATTTGGTTTATAATCTTCTCATTTAGTACCTGTTATTCATTAAGTGCCGTGGGCTAATAGATGCCTGTGGAGGGAAGTAATTATTCCGTAGTCTATACCATATCTTGAATGTACGTTGAATATGTTGCTATTACGCAATCTTTTTGCTATAAAAATATCCATTTGTTTTATCTTGTTCTTACTATGCAACTGATTGTCTTGTTCTTATTGGCTAGTAATATGATACCTGATGTTTGCAAATGAGAAAAGGTTTAACATGTAAACTATCGATCACTTTATGTAGGTTAAtcaaaaaatgatgaaatcaactCTTATAAAGGACCTTTATGGTGAAATTGAACGCCTAAAGGGAGGTAAGCTACTTCTTTATTGGACGGCTGGTCAAAACAACTAAGGGTATGGGGCAATTCAATATTCTTTTACAATCTATATTGACTATTATACATTCTTTGATGTCCATTTTCTTCAGAGGTGTATGCTGCTCGTGAAAAAAATGGCGTTTATATTCCAAAAGAGAGGTATTACCAAGAGGAAAGTGAAAGAAAGGTGTGCAGTTTGGCTCATACTTCTCCTTTAGCTTTAAGAGTGTAGGTTTACCCCTATAAGCGAGGTTGTATTACTTCGTATTGTTCCTTGATGTCTACTCTCTCTGTATGATATTCTTTTGCTATTGTTGGAAACTTTTGTGTGTTTGTCTACtctatatatgatttttttctaTACAAGTataattgaaatctttttatttagtaCTCTGGTTATTCAGGGCTACTAAATGTTTCTTTTTATTCGTTATCATTCATGTGGTCATCTGGCATTTGTTTAGGCAATGGCTGAACAAATTGAACAAATGGGGGtccttctagaaacacatcagaAGGTTAGCCTTTGTCTGGTGTCACTTTTAAGCCAGATCCTTGGTGTTTTTGTTTGATTTGTAGAGCTTATAAGTtgtcttctgtttttttttctccCCCTTGAACACAGCAACTTCAGGAATTGCAAGATAAATATGTTGCCCAAGTTCGACAATGCTCTGATTTGAGTGGCAAACTTGAGAAGACTGAGGTAAACTGTGTTAAGGTTTTTAGCTGATATTTTGTATTATGGGCTCATGCTAATAGGTGGAAAGTACAGAAAAACTTGAACGAAACCGTCAAATTGCTCGCCAACTCTGAAGAAGAATTGAAGAAGTGTTGCTATGCGTTGGAGGAGAAAGAGTTTGTTATATGTGAACAAAAAAAAGCAGGTACATATCAATATCTACTTGAATTTTGACTATTAATATTTACTTTTTGCTTACATTATTTTTGAAtggttaaaaatagaaaatgctCTAGCACATCAAGCCTGTGTGCTAAGGTCTGACTTGGAGAAAGCTCTTAAGGATAATGCTTCCTTGTTCCTAAAAATTGGTATGCTCTTCAGCGTAGTTATTTCTTAACGTAGCATATATAAATGAATAGAAATATGACCCTATGATGCTCTACTTAATAGGAAGAGAAGACAAACTGAACTCTGATAATAGAGTAGTGGTTAACAACTTCCAAGTAGAACTAGCCCAACAAATTGGTTCGCTTTGCAACCTGGTGGCCTCATCAGTGTCTCAGCAAAATGAGCACCTTCAGAGTGTTGAGAAACTCTGTTGCTCTTTTATTGACATACATGATAAGGTATTGAAAGTTTTCCCCTGGAATGAGCCTCTGATGTGGATTTCATTTAATAGCTCTGGTGACCTAGTATTCATAAATGCTGCTTTTAGGCAATCTTGGAAATGAAGAAAAAGGTGACTGCTGCAAGGGCTTTGCATGTTTCCCACATAGAGGCAATCCAAAATGTTGTGCGTTTGCACAAGGCTAGCTCCAATGCTACCTTAGATGAAGTTTCAACTCTGGCTTCTTCAAATGCACATTCCATAGATGAGGTAAGTGGTGATATCTCGAGTTGggttgcattttattcaatttatttggaGTTTTTGCTTGGTTTAATTGTTTCCTTCTCCTTTATGAACTATGGATCAGTTCCTTTCATCTGAGGCCAGTAAAGCAGCTTCAATGTTTGATGATCTTCGGGGTACACTTGCAACTCACCAGGGAGAAATGGCTATTTTTGCAAAGGAACTACGTCAGGTTTGTGTCCCAATCTTGAGCTTGCCTTTTAGACCGTAGCAGTAGAGGACATGCGTTTATTCTGCAATGAATCTTTGTTGCCAAATTTATTGTTTTGGTTGTACTATTTATGTTGTCATAATTATCTGTAGATAGGTTTCATAGCTACATTGCTTTTTTCACTTTATATTAATTTCATTGTCGTTGCTGGTTTCATTTTTTATTGACAGAGGTTTCATGTTAGCATTGAGCAAACAAAGGAAATTTCTGATTATACCAGTGGAATTCTGGATAAGCTTTCGGAAGAGACTATGAGGGTTCAGAATCATGCTGTGGAAGCTGATGAAATTCAAATGAAGAGTATTGCTAGCTTCCAGAAGGCTTTTGAGGTATAATAGACATATTATTTCCACCCCTGAGATATATTTATATGGTCGAAATTTCTTTATCACCAAGCATATGCCATGTAGGAGCAATCGAAGTTTGATGCAGAGAAGCTCATTGCCGATATGACAAATCTTGTTTATAACCATGTTCATCGGCAAAAAGAGCTGGTATGTTTATTCTATATTTGGTTTCTAGTTTCCTTTACGCTTATTTGAAGACTAAGCAACGGTTTCTGTGGCAGGTGGATGCAAGGCTCGTCGATATCAAAGAAAGTGCTGTCGCAAACAAAA
This window of the Gossypium hirsutum isolate 1008001.06 chromosome A09, Gossypium_hirsutum_v2.1, whole genome shotgun sequence genome carries:
- the LOC107896342 gene encoding kinesin-like protein KIN-5C — encoded protein: MSGRHEKEKGVNVQVLLRCRPFSEEELRNNAPQVVKCNEYQREVAVSQNIAGKHFDRVFTFDKVFGPSAQQKDLYEQAVVPIVNEVLEGFNCTIFAYGQTGTGKTYTMEGECKRSKTGPNGELPAEAGVIPRAVQQIFDTLEGQNAEYSVKVTFLELYNEEITDLLAPEEISKVALEDKQKKQLPLMEDGKGGVLVRGLDEEIVTSASEIFTLLERGSAKRRTAETLLNKQSSRSHSLFSITIHIKEATPEGEELIKCGKLNLVDLAGSENISRSGARDGRAREAGEINKSLLTLGRVINALVEHLGHIPYRDSKLTRLLRDSLGGRTKTCIIATVSPAVHCLEETLSTLDYAHRAKNIKNKPEVNQKMMKSTLIKDLYGEIERLKGEVYAAREKNGVYIPKERYYQEESERKAMAEQIEQMGVLLETHQKQLQELQDKYVAQVRQCSDLSGKLEKTEKNLNETVKLLANSEEELKKCCYALEEKEFVICEQKKAENALAHQACVLRSDLEKALKDNASLFLKIGREDKLNSDNRVVVNNFQVELAQQIGSLCNLVASSVSQQNEHLQSVEKLCCSFIDIHDKAILEMKKKVTAARALHVSHIEAIQNVVRLHKASSNATLDEVSTLASSNAHSIDEFLSSEASKAASMFDDLRGTLATHQGEMAIFAKELRQRFHVSIEQTKEISDYTSGILDKLSEETMRVQNHAVEADEIQMKSIASFQKAFEEQSKFDAEKLIADMTNLVYNHVHRQKELVDARLVDIKESAVANKTFLDGHVSSIEGIATDAKRKWQAFAMQAENDAKDAADYSAVKHCRIEELLQHCASTAESAIKHGKCTQESVNEIGRKNVSDMVSLIRNASDANEQHDAEIDGARVAAEQDGLKNTDDTLQYIDSMSEQELGITRGIVDSIKAHSKSLETFQDGHSSQASSIKHRAEETFQQRYMDYEPSGTTPIRSDQDVPSKGTIESLRAMPMETLVEEFRENNSYESFEPKELKPSLIPRSPLTQIN